In Deltaproteobacteria bacterium, a single genomic region encodes these proteins:
- a CDS encoding tetratricopeptide repeat protein translates to MVTLNTASSWAHSILSGAYVWKKQYEQASLEVEQTLALNPMHGMIYAWAAHTLSYLGRTEEAFGLVEKALRFNPRLSPRGLLFLGHTYYLTGRSEEAIATLKKTLNGSPADLEAHLLLVVVYSELGREAGAQAEAAAVLKINPKWSLEVWKPRVPYKEPATLERVFGALQKTGLK, encoded by the coding sequence ATGGTGACTTTGAATACTGCCTCGTCCTGGGCTCACAGTATATTGAGTGGAGCATATGTGTGGAAGAAACAGTATGAGCAGGCAAGTCTAGAGGTGGAGCAGACCCTTGCTCTCAATCCGATGCATGGGATGATCTATGCGTGGGCGGCTCATACCCTGAGTTATTTGGGGCGAACAGAGGAAGCTTTTGGGTTGGTTGAGAAGGCGCTACGTTTTAACCCCCGGTTGTCACCCAGAGGTCTCCTCTTTCTAGGCCACACATATTACCTGACTGGGCGGAGTGAGGAGGCGATTGCCACGCTGAAGAAAACGCTCAATGGTAGTCCGGCTGATCTGGAGGCTCACTTACTCCTGGTGGTGGTCTATAGTGAACTCGGTCGAGAAGCCGGCGCTCAAGCTGAGGCGGCAGCGGTCCTGAAGATCAACCCCAAGTGGTCACTCGAAGTGTGGAAGCCGCGAGTTCCCTACAAGGAGCCAGCGACGCTGGAGCGGGTGTTTGGTGCGCTGCAGAAAACTGGGCTCAAGTAA
- a CDS encoding PIN domain-containing protein: MGQIMAVRLLFDTSIYITVLRDEHFAEEFRPRYMRDIPRTHFSSVVIEELIAGARTFRHRRQAAALYEPFERAGRIATPSHNVWKEVGTVVAALAEKAPQWRDKLSPGFLNDMLIALSGRSLGATSSPGMGKTFASFASLRPLL; encoded by the coding sequence ATGGGCCAAATAATGGCCGTGCGGTTGCTGTTTGATACCAGCATTTACATTACCGTGCTCAGGGATGAACACTTTGCCGAAGAGTTCCGCCCGCGCTACATGCGCGATATTCCGCGTACTCATTTCAGTTCTGTGGTGATTGAGGAACTTATTGCTGGAGCCCGTACCTTTCGCCATCGACGGCAAGCTGCTGCACTTTATGAACCCTTTGAACGCGCTGGCCGCATTGCGACGCCAAGTCATAACGTATGGAAGGAAGTGGGAACGGTCGTAGCAGCGCTGGCTGAGAAAGCACCGCAATGGCGAGACAAGCTTTCTCCTGGGTTCCTCAACGACATGCTGATTGCTCTCAGCGGTCGTTCGTTGGGGGCTACGTCGTCACCCGGAATGGGGAAGACTTTCGCCTCATTCGCCAGTTTAAGACCTTTGCTCTAG